One Thermococcus sp. M36 genomic window, CATTGGGCGTTTTTGATTTTCATTGTGTCAGAGACTGTTATTTCACCGTTGAGCGTCCCGTTTAGCATGGCCTCTATAAGGGTTAACAGTGCTTCTTTTTCTTCTTCCGTTGCATTGGGCAATACCTTTAGGTAGCCCTCAAAGAACGGGTTGATAACGCCCCCCCCTGTAGCGATGCGTTTCTTTTACTGAGGCTCCCGTTGGAAGTCCTCCAAGAATTAGCAATATGCCCAATAGTAACACACATACCCTTCTGTTCATTGCCATCACCCAACAATGGGGCTTAAGCAATTAAGTTTGAATAAAAAAGTAAAAAAGCTTTTCGAATGATTTAAAATTTTGTCACTCAAAGTGATTACTTCTATGAAAGCCCGCTTTTGGGAACACTGTAACTGGAAAATTGACTTTTTTCTTCTTCAAGCCTCGCCCTTCAGGACATGTAGAGGTCAGTTAAACGCTTTCCTGAGCCTTTCGATTTCTTCCGCGCTAAGCCTGTTCTTCTCCCACCGCTCTCTCAAGTTCAAGTTCTCGTCTTCCAGATCGAGGACCGCCTTTCTGACGCCGCCGCGCGGGTGAGCGCAGTCCCCTTCCCAGCGCGGAATCACATGGACGTGCAGGTGCGGGACAGTCTGGCCAGCGGCCCTGCCCAGGTTCATTCCAACGTTGAACCCGTCCGGCTTCAGGGTCTCCCTCAGCTTCTCCATCGCCAGCTCCATGCCCTTCATCAGGGCAACTTTCTCCTCTTCCCTTAGCTCCCACCAGCTCTCCACGTGCCTCCTCGGGACAACGAGCAGATGCCCCCTGTTCGCCGGGTAGGAGTCGAGGAGGATTCTGATCAGCCCGTCCT contains:
- a CDS encoding HIT family protein; the protein is MECPFCRLKKEVVLYEDGLIRILLDSYPANRGHLLVVPRRHVESWWELREEEKVALMKGMELAMEKLRETLKPDGFNVGMNLGRAAGQTVPHLHVHVIPRWEGDCAHPRGGVRKAVLDLEDENLNLRERWEKNRLSAEEIERLRKAFN